In Bacteroidota bacterium, a single genomic region encodes these proteins:
- a CDS encoding PAS domain S-box protein: MKAALSIYSPEVAEQILQNSQKSITFIQSDSRVSYTNVITQKLFGFAPNELIGKSQEEAFLLFSKQPQLFSEAINKREDQIEEMQLARKDGSFFWGQVQLMYVFDAKKNPGGILLIVTDLNKRMAFRESLTQKISTLEQLTKSRFIRDGKLSEAIYEILEHSAKSVKVERVNAWLIDENFTCIESIGNFNSTTQSLLPKETLMRQDLPAYFKLLESEEIIVLNDTFQDKRSKELVENNLTTNHIVSMMDIPIRIEGKMIGVLCFEHTGKTIHEWDLVEQKFGLFVAQLISLAIETHTKQHIKQELEISLREKETLLSEIHHRVKNNLTIISSLINLQAAKAKDEFHAQLFTESKNMVHTIAEIHQLLYESQNFSHINFKEYLNKIIDLISMSQENREDAVKLIKKFDDVYLDMAKAIPCGLIVNELVTNSYKHAFKNTKDAQISVSIQQKADYVQLTISDNGVGMASFIPNENSLGIAIVQDLAKQIGAQISYSNKGGSTLQITFPNPEA; the protein is encoded by the coding sequence ATGAAAGCTGCTCTCAGCATTTATTCACCGGAGGTAGCAGAACAGATTCTGCAAAATTCTCAAAAATCTATCACTTTCATTCAGTCTGATAGCAGGGTAAGCTATACAAACGTAATTACTCAAAAACTTTTTGGTTTCGCCCCAAACGAGTTAATCGGAAAATCGCAAGAGGAAGCATTTTTATTGTTTTCCAAACAGCCCCAACTTTTTTCAGAGGCTATCAATAAAAGAGAAGATCAAATTGAGGAAATGCAACTAGCCCGTAAAGACGGTAGTTTCTTTTGGGGACAAGTGCAATTAATGTATGTTTTTGATGCAAAAAAAAATCCGGGTGGGATTCTTCTTATTGTTACAGATCTAAATAAGAGAATGGCCTTTCGGGAAAGCCTAACTCAAAAAATAAGCACCCTTGAACAGCTTACCAAATCACGTTTTATTCGAGACGGTAAGTTAAGTGAAGCGATTTATGAAATTCTGGAACACTCTGCAAAATCAGTAAAAGTGGAGCGCGTAAATGCATGGCTGATTGACGAAAACTTTACCTGCATTGAGAGCATTGGGAATTTCAACAGCACTACCCAGTCGCTTCTCCCCAAGGAAACACTGATGCGACAGGACCTTCCGGCCTATTTTAAACTTCTTGAAAGCGAAGAGATTATAGTTTTAAATGATACCTTTCAGGATAAGCGCTCCAAAGAGCTTGTTGAGAATAACCTCACTACAAACCATATTGTATCCATGATGGATATTCCCATACGTATTGAAGGGAAAATGATTGGTGTGTTGTGTTTTGAACACACAGGTAAAACAATTCATGAGTGGGATTTGGTAGAACAAAAATTTGGTTTGTTTGTGGCACAACTCATTTCGCTTGCAATTGAAACACATACCAAACAGCACATTAAACAAGAATTGGAAATCTCTTTGCGTGAAAAGGAAACCCTGCTCTCGGAAATTCATCACCGTGTAAAAAATAATTTAACAATCATTTCGAGTCTTATTAATTTGCAAGCAGCAAAAGCTAAAGATGAATTTCATGCACAACTTTTTACAGAAAGTAAAAACATGGTACATACCATTGCCGAAATTCATCAGTTGCTTTATGAGTCGCAAAACTTTTCACACATAAATTTTAAGGAATACCTCAATAAAATAATTGATTTAATTAGCATGTCTCAAGAGAACAGGGAAGACGCGGTTAAATTGATTAAAAAATTTGATGATGTATACTTGGATATGGCCAAAGCAATACCCTGTGGATTGATTGTGAATGAGCTTGTAACAAACAGTTACAAGCATGCATTTAAAAATACTAAGGATGCTCAAATTAGTGTTTCAATACAACAAAAGGCCGATTATGTTCAATTAACTATTTCGGATAATGGTGTTGGGATGGCTTCTTTTATACCGAATGAAAACTCCTTAGGCATTGCAATCGTGCAGGATTTGGCCAAACAAATAGGTGCACAAATCAGTTATTCCAACAAGGGTGGCAGCACGCTTCAAATCACATTTCCTAATCCTGAAGCATAA